In Vitis vinifera cultivar Pinot Noir 40024 chromosome 11, ASM3070453v1, a genomic segment contains:
- the LOC100252518 gene encoding probable sulfate transporter 3.5 isoform X1, with the protein MENSRESEVTVNFSDRRNFATVLRSDLKETFFADDPFQEFRNEPPKRRTIKIFQYCVPMLEWLPKYNFQFFRYDFLAGITIASLAIPQGISYAKLAEIPPIIGLYSSFIPPFVYAVFGTSKYLAVGTIAASSLLIASTIKEKVSPDEDPTLYLNLVFTTAFCTGILQTILGVLRLGILVDFLSHSTITGFMGGTATIISLQQLKGFLGLKQFTTKTNVVSVLKAVFKFRHQWRWESALLGIIFLSFLLFTVQLRKKKPQLFWVSAVAPMVTVVIGCIIAYFADGDKHGIHTVGPLKKGLNPISIYDLNFNSAYIMAPIKAGLLTGILATTEGIAIGRSFAMKRNEQTDGNKEMIAFGLMNLVGSFTSCYLTTGPFSKTAVNFNAGARTPMANVVMALCMMLILLFLAPVFRYTPQVALSAIITVAMLGLIKYDEVYHLYKVDKFDFCICMAAFLGVIFITMDMGLMISVCLSIVRALLYVARPATCKLGNIPNSALYRDVEQYPAASGVPGIIVLQLGSPIYFANCIYLKERIMRWVRDEQGNPNSKTADIEHVLLDLGGVTTIDMTGIETLVEIRRNILAKGIKMGIINPRINVLEKMMLSKFVDLIGKESIFLSVEDAVKTCQFSLNQSPQKGDS; encoded by the exons ATGGAAAACTCTCGTGAATCTGAAGTCACCGTGAATTTCTCCGACCGTCGGAACTTTGCCACCGTCCTCAGATCTGATCTCAAGGAGACCTTCTTTGCCGATGATCCTTTCCAGGAGTTCCGGAATGAACCGCCGAAGCGTCGAACCATAAAAATCTTCCAATATTGTGTTCCCATGTTAGAATGGCTACCCAAATATAATTTCCAATTCTTTAGATATGATTTTCTGGCGGGGATCACCATCGCCAGCCTCGCCATACCTCAGGGGATCAGTTACGCTAAGCTCGCTGAGATTCCTCCCATCATTGGCCTGT ATTCGAGTTTTATCCCGCCTTTTGTGTACGCTGTGTTTGGGACCTCCAAGTATCTTGCAGTGGGAACCATAGCTGCGTCGTCCTTGCTTATAGCTTCTACCATTAAAGAAAAAGTGTCCCCGGATGAGGATCCAACATTGTATCTTAATTTGGTCTTCACGACTGCGTTCTGCACTGGGATCTTACAGACAATCTTAGGTGTTCTAAG ACTGGGGATTTTGGTGGATTTCTTATCGCATTCCACCATCACCGGCTTCATGGGAGGCACAGCAACCATCATCAGTCTCCAACAGCTCAAGGGTTTTCTTGGATTGAAGCAATTCACTACTAAAACTAATGTCGTCTCCGTTCTGAAAGCCGTCTTCAAGTTTAGACACCAG TGGAGATGGGAGAGTGCGCTATTAGGCATaatcttcctttctttcctcCTCTTCACAGTACAACTG AGGAAGAAGAAACCACAGCTATTTTGGGTGTCAGCAGTGGCTCCAATGGTGACAGTGGTAATCGGGTGCATCATTGCCTATTTCGCTGACGGGGATAAACATGGAATCCACACT GTTGGTCCTTTGAAGAAAGGATTGAATCCCATTTCCATCTACGATTTGAACTTCAACTCTGCCTATATAATGGCGCCCATAAAAGCGGGCTTGCTTACAGGCATCTTGGCTACAACC GAAGGGATAGCAATAGGAAGGAGCTTTGCCATGAAGAGAAATGAGCAAACTGATGGAAACAAAGAGATGATAGCCTTTGGTCTGATGAACCTTGTTGGATCTTTCACTTCTTGTTATTTGACTACTGGCCCATTTTCAAAAACTGCTGTCAATTTCAATGCCGGGGCTAGGACACCAATGGCCAATGTAGTGATGGCACTCTGTATGATGCTGATTCTCCTCTTCTTGGCTCCTGTCTTTCGTTACACCCCTCAGGTAGCTCTCTCTGCCATTATCACCGTAGCCATGCTTGGACTCATCAAGTACGACGAGGTTTATCATCTCTACAAGGTCGACAAGTTTGATTTCTGTATTTGCATGGCTGCATTTTTGGGAGTCATCTTCATTACCATGGATATGGGACTAATGATCTCA GTATGCCTTTCAATCGTCCGAGCACTTCTCTATGTGGCTAGGCCTGCTACTTGCAAGCTCGGGAACATTCCAAACTCAGCACTCTACCGCGACGTAGAGCAATATCCTGCTGCAAGCGGGGTCCCGGGCATCATAGTTCTTCAACTGGGTTCCCCAATTTACTTTGCAAATTGCATTTACCTTAAAGAAAG GATTATGAGGTGGGTTAGGGATGAACAAGGCAATCCGAACTCCAAAACAGCAGATATTGAGCATGTTTTACTAGATTTGGGAG GAGTTACCACTATTGACATGACAGGCATCGAAACCCTGGTTGAAATCCGAAGAAACATTTTAGCAAAAGGAATTAAG ATGGGAATAATAAACCCCAGAATCAATGTGTTGGAGAAGATGATGCTTTCCAAATTCGTGGACCTCATAGGCAAGGAATCTATCTTCTTATCAGTTGAAGATGCAGTCAAGACATGTCAATTTTCACTCAATCAATCGCCTCAGAAGGGTGACTCTTAG
- the LOC100252518 gene encoding probable sulfate transporter 3.5 isoform X2 — protein MENSRESEVTVNFSDRRNFATVLRSDLKETFFADDPFQEFRNEPPKRRTIKIFQYCVPMLEWLPKYNFQFFRYDFLAGITIASLAIPQGISYAKLAEIPPIIGLYSSFIPPFVYAVFGTSKYLAVGTIAASSLLIASTIKEKVSPDEDPTLYLNLVFTTAFCTGILQTILGVLRLGILVDFLSHSTITGFMGGTATIISLQQLKGFLGLKQFTTKTNVVSVLKAVFKFRHQWRWESALLGIIFLSFLLFTVQLRKKKPQLFWVSAVAPMVTVVIGCIIAYFADGDKHGIHTVGPLKKGLNPISIYDLNFNSAYIMAPIKAGLLTGILATTEGIAIGRSFAMKRNEQTDGNKEMIAFGLMNLVGSFTSCYLTTGPFSKTAVNFNAGARTPMANVVMALCMMLILLFLAPVFRYTPQVCLSIVRALLYVARPATCKLGNIPNSALYRDVEQYPAASGVPGIIVLQLGSPIYFANCIYLKERIMRWVRDEQGNPNSKTADIEHVLLDLGGVTTIDMTGIETLVEIRRNILAKGIKMGIINPRINVLEKMMLSKFVDLIGKESIFLSVEDAVKTCQFSLNQSPQKGDS, from the exons ATGGAAAACTCTCGTGAATCTGAAGTCACCGTGAATTTCTCCGACCGTCGGAACTTTGCCACCGTCCTCAGATCTGATCTCAAGGAGACCTTCTTTGCCGATGATCCTTTCCAGGAGTTCCGGAATGAACCGCCGAAGCGTCGAACCATAAAAATCTTCCAATATTGTGTTCCCATGTTAGAATGGCTACCCAAATATAATTTCCAATTCTTTAGATATGATTTTCTGGCGGGGATCACCATCGCCAGCCTCGCCATACCTCAGGGGATCAGTTACGCTAAGCTCGCTGAGATTCCTCCCATCATTGGCCTGT ATTCGAGTTTTATCCCGCCTTTTGTGTACGCTGTGTTTGGGACCTCCAAGTATCTTGCAGTGGGAACCATAGCTGCGTCGTCCTTGCTTATAGCTTCTACCATTAAAGAAAAAGTGTCCCCGGATGAGGATCCAACATTGTATCTTAATTTGGTCTTCACGACTGCGTTCTGCACTGGGATCTTACAGACAATCTTAGGTGTTCTAAG ACTGGGGATTTTGGTGGATTTCTTATCGCATTCCACCATCACCGGCTTCATGGGAGGCACAGCAACCATCATCAGTCTCCAACAGCTCAAGGGTTTTCTTGGATTGAAGCAATTCACTACTAAAACTAATGTCGTCTCCGTTCTGAAAGCCGTCTTCAAGTTTAGACACCAG TGGAGATGGGAGAGTGCGCTATTAGGCATaatcttcctttctttcctcCTCTTCACAGTACAACTG AGGAAGAAGAAACCACAGCTATTTTGGGTGTCAGCAGTGGCTCCAATGGTGACAGTGGTAATCGGGTGCATCATTGCCTATTTCGCTGACGGGGATAAACATGGAATCCACACT GTTGGTCCTTTGAAGAAAGGATTGAATCCCATTTCCATCTACGATTTGAACTTCAACTCTGCCTATATAATGGCGCCCATAAAAGCGGGCTTGCTTACAGGCATCTTGGCTACAACC GAAGGGATAGCAATAGGAAGGAGCTTTGCCATGAAGAGAAATGAGCAAACTGATGGAAACAAAGAGATGATAGCCTTTGGTCTGATGAACCTTGTTGGATCTTTCACTTCTTGTTATTTGACTACTGGCCCATTTTCAAAAACTGCTGTCAATTTCAATGCCGGGGCTAGGACACCAATGGCCAATGTAGTGATGGCACTCTGTATGATGCTGATTCTCCTCTTCTTGGCTCCTGTCTTTCGTTACACCCCTCAG GTATGCCTTTCAATCGTCCGAGCACTTCTCTATGTGGCTAGGCCTGCTACTTGCAAGCTCGGGAACATTCCAAACTCAGCACTCTACCGCGACGTAGAGCAATATCCTGCTGCAAGCGGGGTCCCGGGCATCATAGTTCTTCAACTGGGTTCCCCAATTTACTTTGCAAATTGCATTTACCTTAAAGAAAG GATTATGAGGTGGGTTAGGGATGAACAAGGCAATCCGAACTCCAAAACAGCAGATATTGAGCATGTTTTACTAGATTTGGGAG GAGTTACCACTATTGACATGACAGGCATCGAAACCCTGGTTGAAATCCGAAGAAACATTTTAGCAAAAGGAATTAAG ATGGGAATAATAAACCCCAGAATCAATGTGTTGGAGAAGATGATGCTTTCCAAATTCGTGGACCTCATAGGCAAGGAATCTATCTTCTTATCAGTTGAAGATGCAGTCAAGACATGTCAATTTTCACTCAATCAATCGCCTCAGAAGGGTGACTCTTAG